The Camelus ferus isolate YT-003-E chromosome 34, BCGSAC_Cfer_1.0, whole genome shotgun sequence sequence TGGGTGCGGCCGGATGTCTGGTGCAGTACCACGTCTCGGGGAGCTGGGGTCTCcctgtgggagggggtgggggagacttgGCCCTCGGGACAGCTGCAGGCCCCGTCCCCGTACGAGCTTCCAAGACAGGAATCAGCGTGGAGACCTCTGGCTGATCCTACCTGGCCCACATGGCAAGTAGAAAGAGAGGGACGGAGTGGCCAGACTGGAATATGGGAACCTCTTCCAGGTGCTACAACGTCATGGTCAGGATTCCGAGTCCCCAAGTAATCTTCCCACATGGAGGCAAAGGTgcttgtggggtggggtggggcggggagtggggcTACCTGGACCAGCTCAGACAACAGCAGACCCTCCGTGGCCGTGCATGCCAAACACCCTGCGCCATCCACAGGCCATACCCCTTACCGAGTGCCCTCCGCCAGCCCCTCGGAGGTGGGGGCGGGCCCAGCATCCCTGTTCCAGGTGCACAGCAGAATTGCATAAGCACAGCCTGGCTGAGACACCATCAGTTCGGGAGCGCCCAGGGGCCCTGGAGTCACTGAGAGACTGTCCACCTGCATCAGAGAACAGGGGCTTAcagggggctggagagagaagtgggggcCTGCAGAGGTCGGAGTAGGGCTGGGCCAAGGGCCCTGGGACAAGTCCCCAGCTTTTGAGGCACCAGCAGGAGGAAGTCTAGAGTCCCTGGGCTCCTGCCGCGAGCCACACTCTCCACGTGGACCACCTGCCTGATGATCCACTGTGCGGATCCTCATGGGCCCCATCACACCCATCCTCGCGTCCCTGATGCTCAGCATAGAGGCCCTTCCCACCTGCCTGTTACAAGCAATTTCCCCTAAGACTCTGATTCTAAGTGATCTTCTTCAGATCTCCCTCAACAAGGtcattttccctcttcccaccctgcaCCGTGGCCCCACTGTTCTCCCACGAGCCCCTCCAGGAAGGAGGGCTTCCCTGCCCCCTGGGCCGTGGTCTGACACTCAGCCTCTCACCTGACCCTCCAGCATCCATTTCTTGAGTGACACCAGCTGCCCGGTCAGATGCTCAGTGCTGTCACCCAGGTCTTCCCAGCGGAAAGCCCGCACCACGCGGTCTGTGTAACCCACCACCAGCTCGCAGCGGCCATCGCCGTCTGTGGATCCAGAAAATAAGACAAGTTTGGAGCCCAGTCTGCATTCATCAGCTTGAATCTTAcaggtgtgcacccttcccctccAGTACCACCACCATCAGCATCTCCATCAGATGTGACTTCGGGCCCAACCTGCTGTGCCCACCATCTCACACACCCCGGGTCTGGTGCCCGACCCCTGCCCTGCTGCATGTCTGGAGCCACCCAGCTGCCTCGCAGGGCCCATCAAGTGTCCCAAGGAACCCCACACAGCTGCCACTGCCTTCCAGACGGCTTCTGGCCAAAGCACCAGCCCCATATCTGAATGGCTCATTCCCCCGCAACCTTCAGGTGTTGATCAAATGTAACCTTCTTGGCAGAGACTCCCCCGACgactccctctgcctccacctcaACACCCTCTAGCCCCTCCTGTGATTATTTCCTCTGTGGTGCTTTCCACCTACAAGTATGCTatttaactttcttaaaaaacatttctattgCTTATCTTCTGTCCTTTCCCAGTAATGGTCCAAGAGAGCAgtcatttttgtctgtttcattcactgtTACAATCAGCGCCTAGAATGACGCCTGGTTTATAACAGGAGCTCAGTAACTCGGCTTTAAAAGGCATGACAACTGCACAAATGAGCACAGGTGAGCCCCCTGAGTCCCCGAGGTCCTCCCCCCCGGCCGCCTGCAGAGACAGCCATGCCCACCGATGTCGCTGATCAGCATGACCTtggtgttggcagggatgtgCTGCTTGAAGACGGGGCGGGGCTCCTCCCCCACGAGGGTCTCGTGGTGCCCTGAAGCACCCAGGGCCTTGGCAGGTGTCAGGTCACACAAGTGAAACCAGCCCTCGGCACTGACGGCCACCACCAGGTTCTGGGAGAGACAGagcgggaggaggggctggggagagaggtcCGGGCACAAGCCTGGTCGTCAGAGCACAGAAGCCAAGGCTGAAGACCAACTCGCAGCTGACCCCcactgggaggcagggatgggtCGAGGGGAGGCCGGGGAGCTACACTGGAGTCCCGGGGCCCCTGGGCTTCTTACCTTCCCTTTGTTACATACATCTCCAACACCGACACAAGTGAGctgcaagagaagaaagggaggccAGGGAGACACGCTGAGGGAGGCCGTGACGCCCCAATCCCTGCAAAGCGGGGGGCGGgctccccatcaccaccacctgctGAGAACTCAGTGGTGCACGTGCCCACATCCAGAGTCTGTGCTGATCAAGTTACTGTGCCCTGGGCTCGGTTTACCAGACAGCAGTCTGAGGACCTGAGGTAGTTAAAACAGCCTGGGCCTaaacaaaaacccacaacaaCACAGCCAGGCTATCATGCTTCCAGACATGTGCAAACGACTAACCCTGTGTTCTACTACACGATCAGACAACCGAGGCAGATCCGGAAAGAACTAAGGGAGTCACTGCATCACGTAAAACGAAAACTAGCCCGGCTGTGTGTGTGGCAGCTGGGAGGGCACTGCCTGGGGGCTTCCCTCCGACTCAAATGAACCCTGACCCAGCAGCTGGCTGAGTAGCTGGTGACATAGGACACAATGGGGAGCTCGCACGTGGGACTCAGCCTTGACAGTCCCTGGACAGGAGGGAGCCCTTTGCCCCCTGGAGACCCGGGGGTTGAATACTGACCATTCCCTGGCAGGAACAGGTGAGCCACGGCCGGCTGTCATCACTCTTATACACAGACAGCTTTCCGCTGGTGTCTCCCACCACCAGTTCATTTAACTtcagatggagagaagagagagtgtTACGCGAGGCCCTGCTGAGCCACTCAAGACTCTCTCCTAGGCCCACCCTAGGGAAACCACAAGACCTCAACTTGGATCTTCATTGACTTTGTTAAAGTATTTTGAGGCCAACATTGCCAGTTTCCCAGAGTTTGTTTCCATttcgtgtgcgtgcgtgcgtgcgtgcgtgtgtgtgttgagggCAGGGATGGTTAGAGAAGGGGCAACACAGAATCTATGATCCATGCCAGAAAAGTCTGACATCTGAACAGCTCAAGGCCCCATTTGCCTGCCTTCAGTTCTTCTAATTTGTCCTGACACATGGGACACATTTTGAAAACAAGCTAATTGTGTAACTTGCGGAGAATTTAACTTCAGAGCTCACATTTAATCAGGGACCAAATAAAGACAGCGTCAGCTCTggggctctccctcctcctgcaagACCTTTTGATGCTGGTGTGCTGAGAGAGCAGCAGGGAAGCATCCAAGCTCTGGGGCTCTGGTGCCCCCACGCGGTGGCCAAGCTCTCAGGAGGGTCTGGAGACTCTTCACCATTTACATCTGGTCTCTCCATTTCCCAGGGGTTCCCCAAAGGCTGGTCACCGTTCCCAGGAGACAACGATGATAACCAGCTGGCTCCAAACCCTACTTCCACAAACAGTTTCATGATTCCCGCTTAGGGGGGACTGTCCTCAAAACAGTGAGTATTAGACTCTCAAGCAGTTTAATTCTGAAGGCAACAAAGTCGTAATGCATGGACAGtaagaaaagcaagaaataaactggGGTTTATAAATAATGATTTACTTGAGCTGAATCTCAGATTTATCGTATTTTCATTAGTTACAGGAGTTTCTGCTGGGAATAGTACAACACAGAAGCATAGAACAAGTTTATCGACATCCAACCCTCTACACCGGATGTTTCCGTTACAGCCGCCCCAGAGGACTTGTGCAGGGCTCAGAGTGCAGCCACCTGAATGTGAACCCAGCCCTCTTTGCCaagattttttcatctataaaacaaggatCATAAGACTGTCCACCTCATAAGGATGTTGTGAGAACCAAGCCGACAGAGGAAAGCACCTAGGATGGTGACTGGCATACAGTCAGCACTAATGCCAGGCGGTTTCTGGCTTCCAGTTAAATGCCTCCAAGGCTCAGgatctcagtgtctttcctacgATCGGTTAATACATTGATTCCACAAAAGCCATAGTCCATAGTAGACccttcataaatatttagttGATAGGCAAAtgacaaaaaagattttttttaaataaacaacgAAATCAGAATGAAAGAGAATACCCAGTTGGCTCTGGGGTTTTCAGGTAAAGCTGGACAATCAGGGGTACAAAGATAAATGCCACTGGCTCACAGTTTTAACAGCTGTGCTGAGAAGCACCTCGCAGTTCAACAAGGGCACAGACACAGggttaaaaatcacaaaactgTCTAGTAAGTGCAGTGAGCAAGGAGATGGGACTCAGCCGGGCAGACGGTGAGACATTGGCAGGTGTCCTGGACGAGGCCATTTCCAGGGTGGCCCACCTGCGCCCCAGCCATTCTGCTCCTCTGGGATCCATCCTGGCTCTGGCCTCTGGAGGTTACTCAGTGACACCAAGAACCCCAGCTGGAGAGGACACCATCAGCCGGAAATGCCAACAGGGAGAGGAAGTGAGGCCTTCCTGTGATCTGCTTCAGCCTTTGAGAGACTGTCTCTCGCCAGGTGTAGCCAGGCTTCAGTGGGGTCCTGGAGAGTGTGTactccctccctctgtcttaGCAGGAAATAAATTACTTGCAAATACTTTTAGGCTAATGGTTTATTAGGATGAAAGAAGTCCTTTTCCTGCCCCAAATTTCCAAATGCTGGCCCAGAGGAGCCAGTAACAAAGTTCTACCCACACTCACGCAGGCCGAGTGTACCACACCTGATGCTCACCAGCCAACTACCTCACCTACTTGCCCTTTTTCAATCATATTTATTAATAACAGGCAAAGCCCTTCAAATTGTTTTGAGATACATAACAACATTTGCCTTTCATAACAAtcctcatttattcaacactgaGTGCCCACTACATGACAGGCACTATTCTTAAGGGGTGGGAATTCAGCAGTGgaaaaagcagataaaaaatTCCTACCATCACAAAGCTCACAAGAGTGGAGCTTACaactaaggttaaaaaaaaaagtagtataaTATACCTAATATTGCAGAACTAAGTGTGCAATTCACTTATATAAGTACAATTTCCAAAAAACTGATACTATGAAGCTAAGAAAAAAGGCATTAAACAAAGAAGACAACTGGATAAAATGGAAGACAATGCATAAAGTCACCCTGTTAATTTACTATGTTAAAATGCCTCCTTTGACTTTTCTCATAAAATTCTACTGTGTAGCatacaaaaaaaagtgaaaactcaGAAAACATAATACAAATTTATGAGAATAACTTTTTCCTCCCTAAAGGAAGAGCTGAAAGAGGCCTCATAAAATACCTTCTTCACCACAGCACAAAAAAGGCTGTGGGGACATGCGGGTGGGGGCGGTTTAGCCCTTGTTTATTTTCCAGGGTAAAGAGCACAGAACAGTGAGAATGAGAAGCAGGGAAGCAGGGTAGAGACgcggggcagagggcaggagaggagggcaaCAGTGAGCtttgcattaaaaatatgaaatagagaCAATGGGAAAAAAGTGTCTCACACCATCAGACGCCCTCAGCCCCTTTGGGGCTCCACCCCAGGACTCTACACATTCTAATCAGTGCACCTCATTGCATTTCCTTATTCTTGTCACTATCACCCCACCTGCTGATGAGCTACCTGAAGGCGGGAACTGTCTTGCTCATCCCGGATTTGCCACAAGGTAGCAGAGCCCCTGGCCCATCACGGGCAGTTCAGGACCAAACACTGACGACGGCGCCAACCCTTGCTGACCGTCAGCCGCGTCCCAGACACGGTTCTACCTGCTTTCCCCGCATTAACTCACGTAGACGACGAGATTTTAAAGGAAGGACTGCGAGAGGAGGAAAGCTAGATGGACAGTGCTTTGGTAACAACCGAGGTGAAGTGCTTTGGTGGTGGGCCCGCCGGGCTGAGACGCCCCGGCCAGGCGCCGAGGGCCGCCCGGTGGACCCGGCATTACGGCAGACGCTCCCGAAGGCGCCGCGGCGCGCGCTGGGAGCCCATTCTGAGACTCTGAACCGGACAGGGGCCCCGAAGGACGCACAGCGACAGGAGCGGGGTGCCGGGAACCCGGCCACCAGAGTCTACTGGCTCCTACGGAGAACAAGCGACCGAACCAGGTGGTGTACCAGACCACGGAAGCTGCCCGAAcagccctcccacccaccacGCAGTCCTCGCGCGCACGCGCACCGCGCACAACGCAGGACGCACGCCGTACGACGCACGCCGCTCCCTCCTACGCCGTACGCAGCACGCAGTACACCGCCCCctccgccccgcccggccccgccccgccgcgtcTCTCCTGTGCGCATGCACTGACCGTGTCGTTATCGACGTCTCCGAGGCAGATGGCGTGCGGGAAGAGGCTCCCGCTGAACTCCAGGGCCACGCGCTGCACGTAGCTAACAGACCTCATCTCGCTTCCAAGGGCCCAGGGGCTCTGGAGCCCCGCTAAGTGTTCCCCTAGCTCCTCCAGACAGCCGCCCGAGCGGAAGGCCACCTCGAACGGAGAGTTACGTCACCGACTGGGCCTCCAATCGTGGCCTCCGTCGCGGCCCCTCAGGGAGGAGGCGGGCCTTCCGGGCGCGCTGGGCGTGGGCCGGGGGGGTGGGCCCGTCCTGGTGTGAGTGACAGGGCCACGGGCCACTCCTCTTCTCCGCGGGCCGGGCGCGCACTGGTCAGCCAACGCTGGCCCGGCCGAGCCGTTTCCTTGGCAACAGGACTCTCGAGGGCTTGACCTAATGACCTTGATCTCTTCCTCTGTTGCCCCGGCGGTGAAGATGCCCAGCCTTCAGACCATCTCTGAGAATCATAATAATCGTAATGACCGAGGACTGCGTGGTTTCCAGcactgtttttgaaaaaaacCTATGTAGCTCCTCATTACGAGTCGTGAACTCAGTGAATCggagcatcatttaaaaaaacgaAATAGAATGGAAAAATGCCAAATAATGTCGAATAGTAAGGTGAGTATTAATTTTGTGGGAACTTCGTTCCAATTGTATACATTTACATGAGTACACACTGGCTAATCatgtaaaaaacatttttccaccCAAGGTGGGTGTGTTCCGTGGGTAAAGGTTTGAAAATTACCTCCTGTAAAGCACATTCACACATATTATTTCACATAATTAGCACAACAATCTTTTGGGCTTGTCTTcttactccatttttttttaacgagGAAAACAGGTTCAGCAAGATAAAGCAATAAGGCAGAAAGTGATGGAGATAGGACTCAGACCAGGATTGTTTGAGCCAAACCCCAACGTCCTTCCCATCACTGGCTGCCATAGTTCCTAGGAAAGTCCTCAGGTTAGAAATCGGGGTCACTGGGATTCTGGGTCCTCTCTGCCTCTTGCCCACCCAGCACCAAgctcttgcctccctccctcagtgGCCTCACTCTGCAGATTAATGGGGCATCACCATCATGGCTGGCCTTGGAGGGAAACTTTCCATGTTGCATCCGGTCCAGcctttctctgggcctcatcaGTCAAGGCATCAGAAGTATTGTTTTGTGAGATTCTACAGGTGTTCAGTACGTTTTTAGGTTTAGGTGTGCAGGCCCAGACTGATTTGCGCATTGGTCTTTTAGACGTCAAGACAGTAAAAAATAAGGGTATCTATCTCACCTGGTGATGCTGGGTCAGGGATAGCCTGCTTTCTACATCGGGATGCAGTGGGAGAaggccctggagggcaggaccTTTTTttctgggggccagggaggggatgGCACCTTACGTCCTCGAGGTCCTGTGGATCTGATGGCCCCATAAGATGAGAACGGGGAACAGCAGGTCAGAACAGAAAAGAGGAGGCCATCTAGACAAATACTGGGGGCCAAGACACACTCAGGCTTGTTTCTTGTGGCGTATTTTGGGGTTGGCCAGGCCCCTGCAGAGGCGCTGGGGCACACAGGTGTGCCTGGTTCATCCATCTCGCCATGCAGTGGGGCCGCCTGCTGCCTCACCCCACTCAGCCTGTTCTCTCCTGCCTCAATCCAAAGCTTCACGCTAGGTTTAAGGGGTAGGAAGACAACCAGTTTTAAAATGCTCACCACTAAATGTAAACCTaagtaattttgaattttgtttcttttcactgtaTTATCACTCTATTGTTGTCTCTTTTTCCAGATTTTGATTGAAATAGTAAGATAAACAAGTTAATAAATAACCCAAGACAAAATAAATGAGGGTCACCTTACTTCTGTCACCAAGCACCCTGGCCTGACCCAGTTCTCCGACATCCTACCCTGACCCAGCACCCACAGTGCCTTAGTTTTATCTTCCTCATCACTTGGGTTTCTTGTTCTTGACCTTTCTGGGCTGGGGTGCCTGTTTTTATTTGCTCTGTGTTTGTCATGAGGTCATGTCATGATTGCACCTTGGGTACCATGCCTTTTGGCTTTTGTCAAGAAAGCCAGGTTAAGTTAGAAACGGAGGAAAGGTAGGTCTCCAAGAAATAAGGCGTGCATGAGTCTCCCGctaccttgcccctccccactgtgcCAGTTCCTCGAACTGCACTGAGTGTTAGAGTCACGGAGTGGAGCACAGGCCCAGGCCCCGGGGGGCCATTCTCCAAGGGGACCCCTGTTCTTGGCCTTTTTCAGTGGGATGGGTGGTGGGTCTCCAGTGGCACCACCTAGAGCTTGTCGTGTTTTAAGCCAAGCACTTGGCTTTTGGCCTACTCCCCAGCGCTGCCTAACCAGGCCGTCTTCCTGGTTAGAGGACATGGACATAGTGTGTGTGGTATATTCCTCACCAATCAGACGAACAGAAGCTTCAGTAGAAACCTgctcggggagggggaggggaggtgtgtTAAGTGGGAAGCATTTCTAGGGAGATCCTTTGTCCACTTCTTTCTGCAAGAGTAGACAGTGGTCCTGTCCAGGGTGTTGGACAAGGATGCCCAGGTAAGAGACAGAACCTTTAAAGCTCTTTCTACATGTGAGGCCCAGAGCTTCCAGGGGGCTCAGCTTGAGACTTCCACTTCTCCATCCCTAATTCACGCTGCACCTGAACATACTAACAGTTCTAGAAGCCATGAAGAACAGAAACCTGTTCCTCACACTTGCTTGGCCTAGAAATCAGGCCGCCCTGCCCTGAGTGAGATGCTGGTTTTCAGAGCTTTACTGTAGTTTAAGTCCCACCCTTCTTTACAGGCTTGTCCCTCCAAGGAAGGACCACCAACTCTGGGAAGCTCTGATCCCAGAACCTGTCAGGGTTGCGGTCCATTCAAGACTCCACTGGCCACTAACTGAAGGATGAAGAGTAGTTCTTGTCACTAGAGTCCAAACATGAGGAAACGGGCTTAAAATACaaaggatgatgaaaatgttctagaactaaatagaggtggtggttgcattATTGGACTGAATGCTACTGAATAGTTCACTTTAAGTGGTTaaaattatgtgaatttcacttcagtaaaaaaaaaatacagactgaACCATTTTAGGTGGAAGCACTCCCCGCCGTGGAGCCAGAGACTGGGGATCCCGGGGTCATGCCTGtcttgggctgggggtggggagggctggtcCCCTCTTCTAGTCCAGAACGCTCCAAGTTCATGAAGGCATGGCTTTTTCCTGATCATTCCTCCTCAGAACTATTTTGTGAATCTTTCACATTCTTACTTTTCCTCCCAAAGTGGTATATTTAGTGCTGTTCATCACAGGCTAAATAAGGTTTTATTATGATTCTTAGGTTTTATAGTTAAGAATAGTTGGTGCATCCAGGTTACGGGAGGTTGGCAAGCAGCTGGGGAAGTCAGCCATGAAGTCAGCAGGAGAATTTCTCTCCAGTAAGAGGACAAGCTTTCCTCTTAGACGCCTCCTCGCTCTTACACCGGCTCTTTTCAGCACTGCCCTTAGCTCGCTGTCATCCCAGCCCCAGGGTTACCAGGCTTTGTGGAGTACTGCCTTAGGAAAGGGGAGGTTGGTATTGAGACAGAAGGAATAAGGCATCAAAGGTTCCACTGTTGAATTCTCAATTTTCAAGTAATAGTTTCCTAAAAAGGTACTACTGGTTACGTCCTGTCTTTCACGTGTTATTTGTCCAGTTGAAAGCGGATGCGCGATTGACCTTTCCTCTCAGTGGCGTGGCTGGTGGACTGGAGCCAAGCACGGCAGTGCTGGTCAGGCAGGCCGGGCCACGCCTCGCAGGGTCGTGTGGGCCGTGATGGCTCAGCCTAAGTAGGTTGGGAGTCATCCACGGGTTTTTAAGCAGCTGGAGGGATTCGATTAGGATGCAGCGCAAAGTGGCCGGAATGCAAGAGAAGAGCCTTTCctaggaggggagggcaggctggaggCACACGGAGATGTGGGGAAGGCGCTGCTAGAATGGAGACTGGAAAAACTGCGATGACATTTATAGAACTTGATGTTTGGACCAGCACGAGGACAAGATAAACCCCCATTGAAAATCTTCCGGAGCCCACTTGCACACGTGCAGTACCAGCTTCTAGTCCTCAGCCTGTTCTCTCCACGTGGAAGGACGTGAGCACTGGTGAGGATGGTGCAGCCAACACCAGACAGACTTCCCAGAGTGGAGTAGACAGtgggtttatttttaacattaaagacTTCTGCCCACTTTACTAAAACATCCTCAGAAGACAGTTTTAGTGTTACATAAACCAGTGCTTGCCCAGTTCCAGGGTTCTACGGAAGTTGTTTTAAACTCCTGGCATCCTACAGCACACTGAGCTGGGAGGGACCAGGAGTGCTTTTTTCCGtttttgcagatgagggaggaggcccagcttGCCCAGGACCACATGAAGCCTcatggcagagcctggatttgtTCTCACACTGCAGGCCGACCTTCTTTGGAAACTCTgacccttggtttcctcatctgtaatacgGGGCAGTACCTTCCTTGGAGGGTAGATACCAGGACTAAAGTCAATCTGTGAGGCTCTTGGTTTAGTGCTAGGTCTACACCGGAAGTGCCTGTTGAGAGTTAGGTGTCCTCACTGGCCGCAGGGGCAAGTCTAATCCCGAAATACAGAAGACTGGGACGCAGGACTGCGGTGTGACCTCGGGAGGACACCCACGTTCAGCACCGGCTCTGGCACCAGCTGTGCTGTGCAACGTGGTGGTACTTTCACAGAGACTGACCTTCCACAGGAGCACGGAGAGTCTCTTCTGGAAGGACCTGTACAAGCCTGCGGGTGGGCGGACTACCCGTATCACTGTGCAGAAAGGACCTGGGAGCCCACACACGAGGGAGGCGGCACAAGTACAGGCCTTGGCCTGCAAGCAGTTCTCCGGACAAGGCTCAGCATGGCTGCCATGCCCCTTGGCCTCTCCCAGTGCCCCTAGTGCCCTGGGAGTCAGGGGTCAGAGCAGTTCAAGTGTAAGGacaagaagaaagctggagagtGGGCCGGAGGGGCTGCCAGAGCTCCCAGGCTTgactgtccctccctctccccttaaTTGCGTGAAAGGAGACTGACAGGTGTTGCTGACAACACTGGTGTCACCTTGTTAGGTAACCAGGAAAGCGTGAACTTCCTACTGCATCAGTGAGGTGAACGCAGATAAATCTAACCTCAAGACGAACTCCCAGTTCCTGCAATTTAGATGTTTGTGTTTCCCTCTTCCTAAGTGTTAGGGAAGAAGACCGGCTACTGAAACCCAccaggctgctgggggagggagcacGGGGACCACGAGGCCGGCCTTCGCACAGGCCCCGGCTACAGCCCGCGGGTTCCGTATTAGCTGCCGAGTTTTAAGCAGGAGTGGGGATAAGGTGGGCGACTCCTTTAATTTTGCCCCCTTGGTGTAGCCACCCACCTCACCCATCCCTGAGGCCAAAGAGAAAGGGCTGCCTGACACCCAGGtttgattgtttccattttattgctcAAACACGGAACTTGAGGCGAGCCTGGACCTTCAGCAACGTGCAGAGAAgaggctgagggggtgg is a genomic window containing:
- the ITFG2 gene encoding KICSTOR complex protein ITFG2 isoform X2, yielding MRSVSYVQRVALEFSGSLFPHAICLGDVDNDTLTCVGVGDVCNKGKNLVVAVSAEGWFHLCDLTPAKALGASGHHETLVGEEPRPVFKQHIPANTKVMLISDIDGDGRCELVVGYTDRVVRAFRWEDLGDSTEHLTGQLVSLKKWMLEGQVDSLSVTPGPLGAPELMVSQPGCAYAILLCTWNRDAGPAPTSEGLAEGTRETPAPRDVVLHQTSGRTHNKNVSTHLIGNIRRGGGHSPESGASGLFALCTLDGTLKLMEEADRLLWSVQVDHQLFALEKLDVTGNGHEEVVACAWDGQTYIIDHNRTVVRFQVDENIRAFCAGLYACKEGRNSPCLVYVTFNQKIYVYWEVQLERMESTNLLKLLEAQPDFRGLLRDLGIGPDDLPAARALLHQTLYHPDRPLQCVPTGLQDPT
- the ITFG2 gene encoding KICSTOR complex protein ITFG2 isoform X1 yields the protein MRSVSYVQRVALEFSGSLFPHAICLGDVDNDTLNELVVGDTSGKLSVYKSDDSRPWLTCSCQGMLTCVGVGDVCNKGKNLVVAVSAEGWFHLCDLTPAKALGASGHHETLVGEEPRPVFKQHIPANTKVMLISDIDGDGRCELVVGYTDRVVRAFRWEDLGDSTEHLTGQLVSLKKWMLEGQVDSLSVTPGPLGAPELMVSQPGCAYAILLCTWNRDAGPAPTSEGLAEGTRETPAPRDVVLHQTSGRTHNKNVSTHLIGNIRRGGGHSPESGASGLFALCTLDGTLKLMEEADRLLWSVQVDHQLFALEKLDVTGNGHEEVVACAWDGQTYIIDHNRTVVRFQVDENIRAFCAGLYACKEGRNSPCLVYVTFNQKIYVYWEVQLERMESTNLLKLLEAQPDFRGLLRDLGIGPDDLPAARALLHQTLYHPDRPLQCVPTGLQDPT